A window of the Paenibacillus woosongensis genome harbors these coding sequences:
- a CDS encoding polyphosphate polymerase domain-containing protein — MSTKLNFRHELKFLVNRQQYFLMRQRLVNLMDHDQHTGSNGEYHIRSLYFDDMDNTALHEKLGGIRQRCKYRIRIYNMQDDVIHFEKKIKLNDYIAKVKEPITRGMYHSILNGDFQVLHVPEKPLLMELYQQMNHRLLRPKVIVDYVREPFVFANGNVRITFDKDLRTGLHAVDIFDHQLQSVSAIDDKLIILEVKYDEFIPETIRAAIQLEGLSRQSASKYVICCKYLKENSWEDY; from the coding sequence ATGAGCACGAAACTCAACTTTCGGCACGAACTCAAATTTTTAGTTAACCGGCAGCAGTATTTCCTAATGCGGCAGCGTCTGGTCAACCTGATGGATCATGATCAGCACACAGGCTCTAACGGGGAGTACCATATCCGCAGTCTCTATTTCGATGATATGGATAACACAGCTCTGCATGAGAAGCTGGGAGGAATCCGCCAGCGCTGCAAATACCGCATCCGCATCTACAATATGCAGGACGACGTGATCCACTTTGAGAAAAAAATCAAGCTGAACGATTACATCGCCAAGGTGAAAGAGCCAATTACCCGCGGTATGTACCATTCCATTCTTAACGGCGACTTCCAAGTCCTTCACGTACCGGAGAAGCCACTTCTAATGGAGCTCTACCAGCAGATGAACCATCGGCTGCTCAGACCGAAGGTTATCGTAGATTACGTGCGCGAGCCGTTCGTATTTGCAAATGGCAACGTCCGGATTACGTTTGACAAGGATTTAAGAACCGGGCTGCATGCGGTCGATATTTTCGATCACCAATTGCAGTCGGTATCCGCGATCGACGATAAGCTCATCATTCTGGAGGTCAAATACGATGAGTTCATCCCCGAGACAATCCGGGCCGCTATACAGCTTGAAGGGCTTAGCCGCCAATCTGCATCGAAATACGTCATCTGCTGCAAATATCTTAAAGAAAACTCATGGGAGGATTATTAA
- a CDS encoding YdcF family protein, with translation MIVLLGLIICPIVALLLYFTWIHTAPLHKGGTDAMIILGFKCDDDRIHPLLLDRLVTSLELLKTYDYKKIILTGGPVTSAQSEAVIMKDYLVQHGVDQDKIVLEQYARDTVQNISNCQTIMQRFNLKTSTVISNSFHIRRTQWIAKFLGFPSYYYANRSIRAVVKQGYRTLHELKAYYATIKAIKNMSA, from the coding sequence ATGATAGTGCTGCTGGGTTTGATTATCTGCCCGATTGTCGCTCTGCTGCTGTATTTCACATGGATCCATACGGCCCCTCTTCACAAAGGAGGGACAGACGCAATGATTATATTAGGATTTAAGTGTGACGATGATCGCATCCATCCGCTGCTGCTTGACCGTTTAGTAACGTCGCTTGAACTACTAAAAACGTATGATTACAAAAAAATAATTTTGACCGGCGGCCCCGTAACATCTGCGCAATCCGAGGCAGTGATTATGAAGGATTACCTGGTACAACACGGTGTCGATCAAGACAAAATTGTACTGGAACAATATGCGAGGGATACGGTTCAAAACATTAGCAACTGCCAAACAATTATGCAGCGATTCAATCTAAAAACATCTACGGTGATCTCCAACTCTTTTCATATTAGACGCACCCAATGGATTGCTAAATTTCTGGGATTTCCGTCTTATTACTATGCAAATCGGAGTATCCGGGCTGTAGTGAAACAAGGGTATCGCACGCTTCATGAACTGAAAGCATACTACGCGACCATAAAAGCAATCAAGAACATGTCTGCCTAA